A single region of the Streptomyces sp. NBC_00425 genome encodes:
- a CDS encoding carbohydrate ABC transporter permease, whose amino-acid sequence MGLADVPARGKTVERRGRTAEPPPDGSRPLPGWRRYWPMYTAVSPFFILFAVFGVFPVGFSVYLSFMSWDGIGETRSVGWDNFAYLVTDSDFWQSIGNTLIIWILSTVPMVFLALVIAYALHTTVRFKAFYRVAYFVPNITSIVAMTLVLGSVFSDSSGLLNSALRAISSGEVGWLSDPWAMKVSVAAITVWRWVGYNAIICLAGLQAISSDVFEAAKVDGADDRQTFFRITVPMLRPVILFVAVTSTIGGLQLFTEPQVLFPVDDNGNVGGPGGEATTIVLYLYQQAFVFNRFGYGAAVGWALFLLIAVFSVINWRLIGGGDEDVPGTGKRKGKSSAR is encoded by the coding sequence ATGGGCCTCGCCGATGTCCCTGCGCGCGGGAAGACAGTCGAGCGGCGCGGGAGGACCGCCGAGCCACCGCCGGACGGGTCCAGGCCGCTGCCCGGCTGGCGCCGCTACTGGCCGATGTACACGGCGGTCTCCCCGTTCTTCATCCTCTTCGCCGTGTTCGGCGTCTTCCCGGTCGGCTTCTCCGTCTACCTGTCGTTCATGTCGTGGGACGGCATCGGGGAGACGCGGTCGGTCGGCTGGGACAACTTCGCGTACCTGGTGACCGACTCCGACTTCTGGCAGTCGATCGGCAACACGCTGATCATCTGGATCCTGTCCACCGTCCCGATGGTCTTTCTGGCCTTGGTCATCGCCTACGCGCTGCACACCACGGTGCGGTTCAAGGCGTTCTACCGGGTGGCCTACTTCGTCCCGAACATCACCTCGATCGTGGCGATGACCCTGGTGCTCGGCTCGGTCTTCAGCGACAGCTCCGGGCTGCTCAACAGCGCGCTGCGGGCGATCAGTTCCGGCGAGGTCGGCTGGCTGTCCGACCCATGGGCGATGAAGGTGTCCGTGGCGGCGATCACCGTCTGGCGGTGGGTCGGCTACAACGCCATCATCTGCCTGGCCGGCCTGCAGGCCATCTCCAGCGACGTGTTCGAGGCGGCCAAGGTCGACGGCGCCGACGACCGCCAGACCTTCTTCCGGATCACCGTCCCGATGCTCCGTCCGGTGATCCTGTTCGTCGCGGTCACCTCCACCATCGGCGGGCTGCAACTGTTCACCGAGCCGCAGGTGCTGTTCCCGGTGGACGACAACGGCAACGTCGGTGGGCCCGGCGGCGAGGCCACCACCATCGTGCTCTACCTGTACCAGCAGGCGTTCGTCTTCAACCGGTTCGGCTACGGCGCTGCCGTCGGCTGGGCGCTGTTCCTTCTGATCGCGGTGTTCTCCGTCATCAACTGGCGGCTGATCGGCGGCGGGGACGAGGACGTGCCGGGCACCGGCAAGCGGAAGGGGAAGTCAAGTGCGCGCTGA